The following proteins come from a genomic window of Miscanthus floridulus cultivar M001 chromosome 2, ASM1932011v1, whole genome shotgun sequence:
- the LOC136535937 gene encoding oxysterol-binding protein-related protein 3C-like: MGSKDQGGGAASSGSGFFSSFAAGMRSWGTAVHKSVNGLLGYEGLEVINPDGGTDDAEEEALKGRWKQEDRDSYWKMMHKYIGSDVTSLVTLPVIIFEPMTMLQKMAELMEYCELLDKADECEDPYMRMVYASTWAVSVYFAYQRTWKPFNPILGETYEMVNHQGISFLAEQVSHHPPMGVAHCENEHFTYDITSKLKTKFLGNSVEIYPVGRTRVTLKKSGVVLDLVPPLTKVNNLIFGRTWVDSPGEMVMTNLTTGDKVVLYFQPCGWFGAGRYEVDGYVYSAAEEPKIMITGKWNKSLSCQPCDQEGDPLPGTELKEIWRVAPTPQGDKYQYTHFAHKINSVDTAPKKLLASDSRLRPDRYALEKGDMSKSGAEKSRLEEQQRAEKRTREAKGEQFTPRWFNMTDVVAPTPWGDLEIYEYNGKYTDHRAAIDSSNVTDETDVMSIEYNPWQYGSSSSQ, encoded by the exons ATGGGATCCAAGGACCAGGGCGGAGGGGCCGCCTCCTCGGGCAGCGGCTTCTTCTCGTCGTTCGCCGCCGGCATGCGCAGCTGGGGCACCGCCGTCCACAAATCCGTCAACGG GCTGCTTGGTTATGAAGGCCTTGAAGTTATTAACCCCGATGGAGGCACAGATGATGCCGAAGAAGAAGCTTTGAAGGGACGATGGAAGCAGGAG GATCGTGATAGCTATTGGAAGATGATGCACAAGTACATAGGATCAGATGTTACATCACTTGTGACACTTCCAGTCATAATTTTTGAGCCAATGACAATGCTTCAGAAAATGGCCGAG TTGATGGAATACTGTGAATTGTTAGACAAAGCAGATGAATGTGAGGATCCATACATGCGTATGGTTTATGCTT ctaCATGGGCTGTTTCGGTGTACTTTGCATATCAACGCACATGGAAGCCTTTTAATCCTATCCTTGGAGAGACTTACGAGATGGTTAACCACCAAGGCATTTCATTTCTTGCTGAGCAG GTAAGCCATCATCCCCCAATGGGTGTTGCTCACTGCGAGAATGAACATTTTACTTATGATATCACGTCTAAGTTGAAGACCAAGTTCTTGGGAAATTCAGTGGAAATTTACCCAGTTGGAAG GACTAGAGTGACACTTAAAAAATCTGGTGTCGTGTTGGATTTGGTGCCACCGCTAACAAAGGTTAACAACCTGATATTTGGGCGCACTTGGGTTGATTCTCCTGGAGAGATGGTCATGACAAACCTGACAACTGGAGACAAAGTTGTGCTATATTTCCAGCCATGCGGCTGGTTTGG GGCTGGCCGTTACGAGGTGGATGGGTACGTGTACAGTGCAGCAGAAGAACCCAAAATAATGATTACAGGGAAATGGAATAAGTCTCTGAGTTGCCAACCATGTGACCAAGAAGGCGATCCTCTTCCAGGCACGGAGCTGAAGGAG ATCTGGAGAGTTGCTCCTACCCCACAGGGCGACAAGTATCAGTACACACACTTTGCACACAAAATAAACAGCGTCGACACGGCACCTAAGAAGCTGTTGGCATCTGATTCACGGTTGAGGCCTGATAGATATGCCCTCGAGAAGGGTGACATGTCTAAGTCTGGCGCAGAGAAGAGCAG GCTTGAGGAACAACAGAGAGCTGAGAAAAGAACTCGAGAGGCCAAGGGCGAGCAATTTACTCCAAGATGGTTCAACATGACAGATGTGGTTGCTCCTACACCATGGGGTGACCTGGAAATTTATGAATACAACGGCAAATACACAGACCACCGGGCTGCCATAGACAGCTCCAATGTCACCGACGAGACAGATGTCATGTCAATCGAGTACAACCCATGGCAATATGGTAGCTCATCTTCTCAATGA